A genome region from Solirubrobacter pauli includes the following:
- a CDS encoding HAMP domain-containing sensor histidine kinase, with protein MSPRSRGPALFWRVAIGNAVVLAAACAITALVFAPSGTDIALRELAIFGGSLVSMLAINLLLLRRALGPLRELTGFARRINPLEPGLRLQVAGGDSEATELADAFNDMLDRLEDERRASVGRALAAQEGERLRVAQELHDGVGQSLTGVVLQLGRVVRDVDDAARPRVVEAQETARESLEEIRRIARRLRPEALDDLGLASALLVLGERVAEHSELRVEVHVQPGLEFGADEELVIYRVAQEALTNVARHAGAKRAEVRLERARLEVDDDGSGLPANAHEGSGVLGMRERAVLVGGTLKLTRSPLGGARVTLELPTP; from the coding sequence GTGTCCCCTCGTTCGCGCGGTCCCGCCCTCTTCTGGCGCGTGGCCATCGGCAACGCCGTCGTGCTCGCCGCCGCGTGCGCCATCACCGCGCTCGTGTTCGCCCCGAGCGGGACCGACATCGCGTTGCGCGAGCTGGCGATCTTCGGCGGCAGCCTCGTCTCGATGCTGGCGATCAACCTGCTGCTCCTGCGCCGCGCCCTCGGGCCGCTGCGCGAGCTGACCGGCTTCGCGCGCCGGATCAACCCGCTCGAGCCGGGCCTGCGTCTCCAGGTCGCCGGCGGGGACTCGGAGGCGACCGAGCTCGCGGACGCCTTCAACGACATGCTCGACCGGCTCGAGGACGAGCGCCGCGCGAGCGTCGGGCGCGCGCTCGCGGCGCAGGAGGGCGAGCGCCTGCGCGTGGCCCAGGAGCTCCACGACGGCGTCGGCCAGAGCCTCACAGGCGTGGTCCTGCAGCTCGGGCGCGTGGTCCGCGACGTGGACGACGCCGCCCGCCCACGCGTGGTGGAGGCGCAGGAGACCGCGCGCGAGAGCCTGGAGGAGATCCGCCGGATCGCGCGCCGGCTCCGGCCGGAGGCGCTCGACGACCTCGGCCTCGCCAGTGCGCTGCTGGTCCTTGGCGAGCGCGTGGCCGAGCACTCCGAGCTGCGCGTCGAGGTGCACGTGCAGCCGGGCCTGGAGTTCGGCGCCGACGAGGAGCTCGTGATCTACCGGGTCGCCCAGGAGGCCCTGACCAACGTCGCGCGCCACGCCGGCGCGAAGCGCGCCGAGGTTCGGTTGGAGCGTGCGCGGCTGGAGGTCGACGACGACGGCAGCGGGCTGCCGGCGAACGCCCACGAGGGCAGCGGCGTGCTCGGGATGCGCGAGCGCGCGGTCCTCGTCGGCGGCACTTTGAAGCTCACGCGGAGTCCGCTCGGCGGCGCACGCGTCACCCTGGAGCTCCCCACACCATGA
- a CDS encoding response regulator has protein sequence MTLQTRIMLADDHAVVRRGLRLVLEGEPDLRVVAEVGDGAEAVERGLQDDVDLAVLDISMPRMTGLQAARELTNRREGLRVLILSMHDNEQYLFEALRAGASGYVLKSVADRDLVEACRATMRGEPFLYPGAVRALMRDFIDRARRGETPPDDPLTPREVEIVKLIAEARTTREIAAELVLSEKTVERHRTNILAKLGMRDRVELVRYAIRRGLVEP, from the coding sequence ATGACGTTGCAGACCCGGATCATGCTCGCCGACGACCACGCCGTGGTCCGTCGCGGCCTCCGCCTCGTGCTCGAGGGGGAACCCGACCTGCGCGTGGTCGCGGAGGTCGGCGACGGCGCGGAGGCGGTCGAGCGCGGCCTTCAGGACGACGTCGACCTCGCCGTGCTGGACATCTCCATGCCGCGGATGACCGGCCTGCAGGCCGCCCGGGAGCTGACGAACCGCCGCGAGGGCCTGCGTGTGCTGATCCTGAGCATGCACGACAACGAGCAGTACCTGTTCGAGGCGCTGCGCGCGGGCGCCTCCGGCTACGTGCTCAAGAGCGTCGCCGACCGTGACCTCGTCGAGGCCTGCCGCGCCACGATGCGCGGCGAGCCGTTCCTCTACCCCGGCGCGGTCCGCGCGCTGATGCGCGACTTCATCGACCGCGCGCGCCGCGGGGAGACGCCGCCCGACGACCCGCTCACCCCGCGCGAGGTCGAGATCGTGAAGCTGATCGCCGAGGCCCGAACGACCCGCGAGATCGCCGCCGAGCTGGTGCTGAGCGAGAAGACGGTGGAACGCCACCGCACGAACATCCTCGCCAAGCTCGGCATGCGCGACCGCGTCGAGCTCGTGCGCTACGCCATCCGGCGCGGATTGGTGGAGCCCTAG
- a CDS encoding response regulator, which produces MLDLVIVDDHPAVRTGLRGLLDSEDGLRVVATAATAREGFEAIADLRPAVALVDLHLPDDDGLSLCLRTRALPEPPRVVIYSAFADAALGVRAAIAGAYAVLAKSASPRALTAVLRGELRPALDPRALRALGERLDPPELAILGMLAHGVSEAEMAATLGLTPEKALTQRQQMLARLSSRRPLAAA; this is translated from the coding sequence ATGCTGGATCTCGTGATCGTCGACGACCATCCCGCCGTCCGCACCGGGCTGCGCGGGCTGCTCGACTCCGAGGACGGCCTGCGGGTGGTCGCGACCGCCGCCACGGCGCGCGAGGGCTTCGAGGCGATCGCGGACCTGCGTCCGGCCGTCGCGCTCGTGGACCTGCACCTGCCCGACGACGACGGCCTCTCGCTGTGCCTGCGCACGCGCGCGCTCCCCGAGCCGCCACGCGTCGTCATCTACAGCGCCTTCGCCGATGCTGCACTGGGGGTACGGGCGGCGATCGCCGGCGCTTACGCCGTGCTCGCGAAGTCCGCGTCGCCGCGCGCGCTCACCGCGGTGCTCCGCGGTGAGCTGCGCCCGGCGCTGGACCCGCGCGCGCTGCGGGCGCTCGGCGAGCGGCTCGACCCGCCCGAGCTCGCGATCCTCGGCATGCTCGCCCACGGGGTGTCGGAGGCGGAGATGGCGGCGACGCTCGGACTTACGCCGGAGAAGGCGCTTACGCAGCGTCAGCAGATGCTCGCGCGGCTCTCCAGCCGGCGTCCCCTCGCAGCCGCGTAG
- a CDS encoding Mrp/NBP35 family ATP-binding protein, protein MVGMPTRDQILEALKVVIDPELHKDIVTLGMVRSVDIADSGAVNVTVSLTTPGCPIKGHFQTGVATAVKAVEGVTAVNVGFDVLSDAEKQGLQRTLGRAAGLPEGALAQVANVVCIGSGKGGVGKSTLTVNLAAALQAEGKKVGVLDADVWGYSIPRMLGLGGQRPKVSPERKILPLEAHGLKVISIGFFLKEDEAVVWRGPMLHKALTQFLDDVAWGELDYLLIDLPPGTGDVSMTLSQLLPQATFMIVTTPQDAAQKVARRAAQMADKVDLTISSVIENMSGFTAPDGAFYPIFGEGGGQNLADELDVPLIGQVPLTMPLRAHADAGIPLVAVDPDDAAAQAIRHAAQGLIALAPAKPIALPTLPNEPAPALQVVQAGPPQPVGMSLPMAG, encoded by the coding sequence ATGGTGGGCATGCCCACGAGAGACCAGATCCTCGAGGCGCTTAAGGTCGTCATCGATCCCGAGCTCCACAAGGACATCGTCACGCTCGGGATGGTCCGGTCGGTCGACATCGCCGACTCCGGTGCCGTGAACGTCACGGTCTCGCTGACGACCCCCGGCTGCCCGATCAAGGGCCACTTCCAGACCGGAGTGGCCACCGCCGTCAAGGCCGTTGAAGGCGTCACCGCCGTCAACGTCGGCTTCGACGTGCTGTCCGACGCCGAGAAGCAGGGCCTCCAGCGCACGCTGGGCCGCGCCGCGGGGCTTCCCGAGGGCGCGCTCGCGCAGGTCGCGAACGTCGTCTGCATCGGCTCGGGCAAGGGTGGGGTCGGCAAGTCCACGCTGACCGTCAACCTCGCCGCCGCGCTGCAGGCCGAGGGCAAGAAGGTCGGCGTCCTGGACGCGGACGTGTGGGGCTACAGCATCCCGCGCATGCTCGGCCTCGGCGGCCAGCGCCCGAAGGTCTCTCCCGAGCGCAAGATCCTCCCGCTGGAGGCGCACGGGCTGAAGGTCATCTCGATCGGCTTCTTCCTCAAGGAGGACGAGGCGGTCGTGTGGCGCGGCCCGATGCTGCACAAGGCGCTCACGCAGTTCCTCGACGACGTCGCCTGGGGCGAGCTGGACTACCTGCTGATCGACCTGCCGCCGGGCACCGGCGACGTGTCGATGACGCTGTCGCAGCTGCTGCCGCAGGCCACGTTCATGATCGTCACGACGCCGCAGGACGCCGCCCAGAAGGTCGCGCGCCGCGCCGCCCAGATGGCCGACAAGGTCGACCTGACGATCAGCTCCGTGATCGAGAACATGTCCGGGTTCACCGCGCCGGACGGCGCGTTCTACCCGATCTTCGGCGAGGGCGGCGGCCAGAACCTGGCCGACGAGCTCGACGTGCCGCTGATCGGCCAGGTGCCGCTGACGATGCCGCTGCGCGCCCACGCGGACGCCGGCATCCCGCTCGTGGCCGTCGACCCCGACGACGCCGCGGCGCAGGCCATCCGCCACGCCGCCCAGGGTCTGATCGCCCTCGCGCCGGCCAAGCCGATCGCGCTGCCGACGCTGCCGAACGAGCCCGCCCCCGCGCTCCAGGTCGTGCAGGCCGGCCCGCCGCAGCCGGTCGGCATGTCCCTGCCGATGGCCGGCTAG
- the tyrS gene encoding tyrosine--tRNA ligase, with product MPVAESVTVLDELHARGLLEACTDEEALRARLAEGPLRLYCGFDPTASSLHVGHLQGLAVLRLFARFGHRPIALVGGFTGMVGDPSGKSAERNLLGEEELDRNRAALYEQMSRLLDGADPIMTDNREWWLGISALELLREIGKLVSVPDMLNRTSVRTRLASEAGLSYTEFSYQILQAYDFVHLRRAQDCELQVGGSDQYGNITAGTDMIRKRGLNRAFGLVWPLMTKADGTKFGKTEGGSVWLDPERTSPYAFHQFWLNSADDDVRSLLLKFTELPVDEVDALMAQHEQNRGARIPQARLADELTTWVHGPEATEAANRARAALFSGNLEERDLDVLDGEIPTFRFTRAELAEKNTAGLLQAAGLVSSYSEGRRTVESGGAYVNGERAEAELDVADATFLLLRRGRRNHALVRIEG from the coding sequence TTGCCGGTCGCTGAGTCGGTCACCGTCCTCGACGAGCTTCACGCCCGCGGCCTCCTCGAAGCATGCACCGACGAGGAGGCGCTCCGCGCGCGTCTCGCTGAAGGGCCGCTCCGGCTCTACTGCGGGTTCGATCCGACGGCGTCCAGCCTGCATGTAGGCCACCTGCAAGGGCTGGCGGTGCTGCGCCTGTTCGCGCGCTTCGGCCACCGGCCGATCGCGCTCGTGGGCGGGTTCACCGGCATGGTCGGGGACCCGTCGGGCAAGAGCGCCGAGCGCAACCTGCTCGGCGAGGAGGAGCTGGACCGCAACCGCGCGGCCCTCTACGAGCAGATGTCGCGTCTGCTCGACGGCGCCGACCCGATCATGACCGACAACCGCGAGTGGTGGCTGGGGATCTCCGCCCTGGAGCTGCTGCGGGAGATCGGCAAGCTCGTGTCGGTCCCGGACATGCTCAACCGCACGTCGGTCCGCACGCGGCTGGCGTCGGAGGCGGGGCTCTCCTACACCGAGTTCAGCTACCAGATCCTCCAGGCCTACGACTTCGTGCACCTGCGCCGCGCGCAGGACTGCGAGCTGCAGGTCGGTGGCTCCGACCAGTACGGCAACATCACGGCCGGCACGGACATGATCCGCAAGCGCGGGCTCAACCGCGCCTTCGGGCTCGTGTGGCCGCTGATGACCAAGGCCGACGGCACCAAGTTCGGCAAGACCGAGGGCGGCAGCGTCTGGCTCGATCCCGAGCGCACGTCGCCGTACGCGTTCCACCAGTTCTGGCTCAACAGCGCCGACGACGACGTCCGCTCGCTGCTGCTGAAGTTCACCGAGCTGCCCGTGGACGAGGTCGACGCGCTGATGGCGCAGCACGAGCAGAACCGGGGCGCGCGGATCCCGCAGGCCCGGCTCGCCGACGAGCTGACCACCTGGGTGCATGGCCCGGAGGCCACCGAGGCGGCCAACCGCGCTCGCGCCGCGCTGTTCAGCGGCAACCTCGAGGAGCGCGACCTCGACGTCCTGGACGGCGAGATCCCGACCTTCCGCTTCACGCGCGCCGAGCTGGCCGAGAAGAACACGGCCGGGCTGCTGCAGGCCGCCGGGCTCGTCTCGAGCTACTCCGAGGGCCGGCGCACGGTCGAGTCGGGCGGCGCCTACGTCAACGGCGAGCGCGCCGAAGCCGAGCTGGACGTCGCCGACGCGACGTTCCTGCTCCTGCGCCGCGGCCGGCGCAACCACGCGCTCGTCCGCATCGAAGGCTGA
- a CDS encoding 4Fe-4S dicluster domain-containing protein, with amino-acid sequence MAYVIAEPCIGTKDNSCVEVCPVDCIHPTPDEPDYDKVEMLFIDPDECIDCDACVEACPVDACFAEDQLPEEWASFAERNAAYFAGR; translated from the coding sequence ATGGCCTACGTGATCGCCGAGCCCTGCATTGGAACCAAGGACAACTCCTGCGTCGAGGTCTGCCCCGTCGACTGCATCCACCCGACGCCCGACGAGCCGGACTACGACAAGGTCGAGATGCTGTTCATCGACCCGGACGAGTGCATCGACTGCGACGCCTGCGTCGAAGCGTGCCCGGTAGACGCGTGCTTCGCTGAAGACCAGCTGCCGGAGGAGTGGGCCTCCTTCGCTGAGCGCAACGCCGCCTACTTTGCCGGTCGCTGA
- a CDS encoding SDR family oxidoreductase has product MLLLTGATGLLGHPVVRRLVARGVPVRCLVRDPRRLGPERVRVQLAIGDLADPSSWRNALRGVDTVVHLAGGARDQARASVEELNGLATFRLLQAAERVGAKHFVWITPLGATPHHPMRMQRAKALAAAVVEEAGIPTTTLAHSLIYAPGDRHLLWIERLGYLPAVPLVGRGIARTQPIWVEDMADAVLAALDAPEGHRRFELAGPDVLSQREVVRLVLAAAGRRRRPLPLPLVGLRAALRAEETLAGPTSLITWDEAQLLAVEMLSARGTEDARALGISPRRMSEVLGAPRDSRTQAAVPAAAADPRPAAGR; this is encoded by the coding sequence TTGCTTCTTCTGACAGGTGCCACAGGACTGCTGGGTCATCCGGTCGTGCGCCGGCTGGTCGCGCGAGGCGTCCCCGTCCGTTGTCTGGTGCGGGATCCGCGCCGTCTGGGGCCGGAGCGCGTAAGGGTCCAATTGGCGATCGGAGATCTGGCCGATCCGTCCTCGTGGCGCAATGCGCTGCGCGGTGTCGACACGGTCGTGCATCTCGCGGGCGGCGCGCGCGACCAGGCGCGCGCGTCCGTCGAGGAGCTCAACGGCCTCGCCACGTTCCGGCTGCTGCAGGCGGCCGAGCGCGTGGGCGCGAAGCACTTCGTCTGGATCACGCCGCTCGGGGCCACCCCGCACCACCCGATGCGGATGCAGCGCGCGAAGGCGCTCGCCGCGGCGGTGGTGGAGGAGGCGGGCATCCCGACCACGACGCTCGCGCACTCGCTCATCTACGCGCCCGGCGATCGCCACCTGCTGTGGATCGAGCGGCTGGGCTACCTGCCCGCGGTGCCGCTGGTCGGCCGCGGGATCGCGCGCACCCAGCCGATCTGGGTCGAGGACATGGCCGACGCGGTGCTCGCCGCGCTGGACGCACCCGAGGGCCATCGCCGCTTCGAGCTCGCCGGCCCCGACGTCCTGTCGCAGCGCGAGGTCGTGCGGCTCGTGCTGGCGGCGGCCGGCCGCCGCCGGCGGCCGCTCCCGCTGCCGCTGGTGGGTCTGCGGGCCGCGCTGCGCGCCGAGGAGACGCTCGCCGGCCCGACGTCGCTGATCACCTGGGACGAGGCGCAGCTGCTGGCGGTGGAGATGCTCTCCGCGCGCGGCACCGAGGACGCCCGTGCCCTCGGCATCAGCCCCCGGCGGATGTCGGAGGTCTTAGGTGCGCCCAGGGATTCGCGTACTCAAGCTGCCGTGCCAGCTGCAGCAGCCGATCCTCGGCCAGCGGCCGGCCGATGA
- a CDS encoding amidase, protein MGDLGFASAVEISALVRSGQATAREVTEDALRRIEAANPTLNAFTAVEAERALAAADRVRPGDAQPFAGVPIAVKGNVPVEGYPLSNGSRLLAGFRPDHSAYLVQRLREAGFVIVGITNLPEFGILPTTEPRFGGPTRNPWDLDRTPGGSSGGSAAAVAAGLVPIGHGNDGGGSLRIPAACCGLVGLKPSRGRVSVGPDMGESFLAANGVLTRTVADTAHALDVISGYEVGDANWAPKPPEPYATALRRDPGKLRIAVTAANPLGVTPPPDALAGVRIAAEILQGVGHEVEEVTPPFPPAEVLEAFINVFGPAIALGIQAAVRLAGHEPGEDEIEPLSRALLDRARTTPAVAYLTTQAQLQALARRLVAFFADYDALLTPALGERPLAIGECHGCGEDPLADLARSGRFTPYTSLFNVTGQPAIAVPVGMGADGLPTAVQLIGRPLAEDRLLQLARQLEYANPWAHLRPPTSAGG, encoded by the coding sequence GTGGGCGATCTGGGCTTCGCTTCGGCCGTGGAGATCTCTGCGCTCGTGCGCAGCGGACAGGCGACCGCGCGGGAGGTCACCGAGGACGCGCTGCGCCGGATCGAGGCCGCCAACCCCACGCTGAACGCCTTCACGGCCGTCGAGGCCGAGCGGGCGCTCGCCGCGGCGGACCGGGTGCGGCCGGGCGACGCGCAGCCGTTCGCCGGCGTGCCGATCGCGGTCAAGGGCAACGTGCCGGTGGAGGGGTATCCGCTCAGCAACGGCTCCCGGCTGCTCGCCGGCTTCCGGCCCGACCACTCCGCCTACCTGGTGCAGCGGCTGCGGGAGGCGGGCTTCGTGATCGTCGGTATCACGAACCTGCCGGAGTTCGGGATCCTGCCCACCACCGAGCCGCGCTTCGGCGGCCCGACCCGCAACCCGTGGGACCTCGACCGCACGCCCGGCGGGTCCAGCGGCGGGTCGGCGGCGGCGGTCGCGGCCGGGCTCGTCCCGATCGGCCACGGCAACGACGGGGGCGGCTCGCTGCGGATCCCCGCGGCCTGCTGCGGGCTCGTGGGGCTGAAGCCGAGCCGCGGCCGGGTGTCGGTGGGCCCGGACATGGGCGAGTCGTTCCTGGCCGCCAACGGCGTGCTCACGCGCACGGTCGCCGACACCGCGCACGCGCTGGACGTGATCAGCGGCTACGAGGTCGGCGACGCCAACTGGGCGCCGAAGCCGCCCGAGCCGTACGCGACCGCCCTGCGGCGCGACCCGGGCAAGCTGCGGATCGCGGTGACCGCCGCGAACCCGCTCGGCGTGACGCCGCCGCCCGACGCGCTGGCCGGCGTGCGGATCGCCGCGGAGATCCTGCAGGGCGTCGGGCACGAGGTCGAGGAGGTCACGCCGCCGTTCCCGCCCGCCGAGGTGCTGGAGGCGTTCATCAACGTCTTCGGCCCGGCGATCGCGCTGGGCATCCAGGCGGCGGTGCGGCTCGCCGGCCACGAGCCGGGCGAGGACGAGATCGAGCCGCTCTCACGCGCGCTGCTGGACCGCGCGCGCACCACACCCGCCGTCGCCTATCTGACCACGCAGGCGCAGCTGCAGGCCCTGGCGCGGCGGCTGGTCGCCTTCTTCGCCGACTACGACGCTCTGCTCACCCCGGCGCTCGGCGAGCGGCCGCTGGCGATCGGCGAGTGCCACGGCTGCGGCGAGGACCCGCTGGCCGACCTCGCGCGCTCCGGCCGGTTCACGCCCTACACGTCGTTGTTCAACGTCACCGGCCAGCCGGCGATCGCCGTGCCGGTCGGCATGGGCGCCGACGGCCTGCCGACCGCCGTGCAGCTCATCGGCCGGCCGCTGGCCGAGGATCGGCTGCTGCAGCTGGCACGGCAGCTTGAGTACGCGAATCCCTGGGCGCACCTAAGACCTCCGACATCCGCCGGGGGCTGA
- the tdh gene encoding L-threonine 3-dehydrogenase: MRALVKAHAEPGLWLQDVPEPEIGINDVLIRVDRAGICGTDLHISNWDAWAQKTIPVGLVIGHEFVGDVVAVGDNVTGFQPGDLVSGEGHLVCGRCRNCMAGRRHLCAHTEGIGVSRTGAFAEYIALPMTNVWHHGRSIDRDVASIFDPFGNAVHTALAFPVLGEDVLITGAGPIGAMAAAVVRHAGARHVVITDVNPHRLDLARKMGVTRAVDVRSEKLEDVQRELGMEEGFDVGLEMSGNASALREMIANMSHGGKLALLGIPPEEFAIDWNQVVFNMLTIKGIYGREMYETWYAMTVMVQSGLDISPVITHHFAASDHEEAFATAASGEAGKVILHWRD; this comes from the coding sequence ATGCGCGCACTTGTGAAAGCCCACGCCGAGCCCGGTCTCTGGCTCCAGGACGTACCCGAGCCCGAGATCGGGATCAACGACGTGCTCATCCGCGTCGACCGTGCCGGGATCTGCGGCACGGACCTGCACATCTCCAACTGGGACGCCTGGGCCCAGAAGACGATCCCGGTCGGGCTGGTGATCGGCCACGAGTTCGTGGGCGACGTCGTCGCCGTCGGGGACAACGTCACCGGCTTCCAGCCCGGTGACCTCGTGTCCGGGGAGGGCCACCTCGTCTGCGGGCGCTGCCGCAACTGCATGGCGGGCCGGCGCCACCTGTGCGCGCACACCGAGGGCATCGGCGTGTCGCGGACGGGCGCGTTCGCCGAGTACATCGCGCTGCCGATGACGAACGTCTGGCATCACGGTCGCAGCATCGATCGCGACGTCGCCTCGATCTTCGACCCGTTCGGCAACGCGGTGCACACGGCGCTGGCGTTCCCGGTGCTCGGCGAGGACGTGCTGATCACCGGTGCCGGGCCGATCGGCGCGATGGCCGCCGCGGTCGTCCGCCACGCGGGCGCGCGCCACGTCGTGATCACCGACGTCAACCCGCACCGGCTGGACCTGGCGCGGAAGATGGGCGTCACGCGCGCCGTCGACGTGCGCAGCGAGAAGCTCGAGGACGTCCAGCGCGAGCTCGGCATGGAGGAGGGCTTCGACGTCGGCCTCGAGATGTCGGGCAACGCCAGCGCGCTGCGCGAGATGATCGCCAACATGTCGCACGGCGGGAAGCTGGCGCTGCTCGGCATCCCGCCGGAGGAGTTCGCGATCGACTGGAACCAGGTCGTGTTCAACATGCTCACGATCAAGGGCATCTACGGCCGCGAGATGTACGAGACGTGGTACGCGATGACGGTGATGGTCCAGAGCGGGCTCGACATCTCGCCCGTGATCACCCACCACTTCGCGGCGTCCGACCACGAGGAGGCGTTCGCCACGGCGGCGAGCGGCGAGGCGGGCAAGGTCATCCTGCACTGGAGGGACTAG
- a CDS encoding glycine C-acetyltransferase, whose product MYSVREQLAGELDEIRAAGLFKAERIIQTPQQANVAVEGDSVLNLCANNYLGLADHPALVEAAQAALDRWGFGMASVRFICGTQEIHKELEAKISGFLGTEDTILYGSCFDANGGLFETILGPEDAVISDALNHASIIDGIRLCKAQRYRYANSDMDELEAHLKASQGARRRLIATDGVFSMDGYVAKLDEICDLAERYDAMVMVDDSHAVGFVGEGGRGTPELKGVMDRVDIITGTLGKALGGASGGYTSGKAEIVALLRQRSRPYLFSNTLAPPIVAASLKAFELLESGGELRAKLRANTERFRSRMTELGFDVLPGDHPIAPVMFGDAVLAGRTADAMLERGVYVIAFSFPVVPREQARIRTQMSAAHSSDDIDRAIAAFVDVRDSL is encoded by the coding sequence ATGTACTCGGTACGTGAGCAGCTCGCGGGTGAGCTCGACGAGATCCGCGCGGCGGGCCTGTTCAAGGCCGAGCGGATCATCCAGACCCCGCAGCAGGCCAACGTCGCGGTCGAGGGCGACAGCGTCCTCAACCTCTGCGCGAACAACTACCTCGGGCTGGCCGACCATCCGGCGCTGGTCGAGGCGGCGCAGGCGGCGCTGGACCGCTGGGGCTTCGGCATGGCCTCCGTGCGGTTCATCTGCGGCACGCAGGAGATCCACAAGGAGCTCGAGGCGAAGATCTCCGGCTTCCTCGGCACTGAGGACACGATCCTCTACGGCTCCTGCTTCGACGCCAACGGCGGCCTCTTCGAGACGATCCTCGGCCCCGAGGACGCGGTCATCTCCGACGCGCTCAACCACGCGTCGATCATCGACGGCATCCGCCTCTGCAAGGCCCAGCGCTACCGCTACGCGAACTCCGACATGGACGAGCTCGAGGCGCACCTGAAGGCCTCCCAGGGCGCCCGTCGGCGGCTGATCGCCACGGACGGCGTCTTCTCCATGGACGGCTACGTGGCCAAGCTCGACGAGATCTGCGACCTGGCCGAGCGCTACGACGCCATGGTCATGGTCGACGACTCGCACGCCGTCGGCTTCGTCGGCGAGGGCGGGCGCGGCACGCCGGAGCTCAAGGGCGTGATGGACCGCGTGGACATCATCACCGGCACGCTCGGCAAGGCCCTCGGCGGCGCGTCGGGCGGCTACACGAGCGGCAAGGCCGAGATCGTCGCGCTGCTGCGCCAGCGCTCGCGGCCCTACCTGTTCTCCAACACGCTCGCCCCGCCGATCGTCGCCGCTTCGCTGAAGGCGTTCGAGCTGCTCGAGAGCGGCGGCGAGCTGCGCGCGAAGCTGCGCGCCAACACCGAGCGCTTCCGCTCCCGCATGACCGAGCTCGGCTTCGACGTCCTGCCGGGCGACCACCCGATCGCACCCGTGATGTTCGGCGACGCGGTGCTGGCCGGCCGCACCGCCGACGCGATGCTCGAGCGCGGCGTGTACGTGATCGCCTTCTCGTTCCCGGTCGTCCCGCGCGAGCAGGCCCGCATCCGCACCCAGATGTCCGCGGCGCACTCGTCCGACGACATCGACCGCGCGATCGCGGCGTTCGTCGACGTGCGCGACTCGCTCTAA
- a CDS encoding TetR/AcrR family transcriptional regulator has translation MDRPAPRDRLLEAADELFYEEGICSVGVDRILKRADVARASLYTTYGSKDELVRAYLQRRSDAWQAYVAEVLPERWSAPAERIVGIFALLTEWFMAPGYNGCPFINASAETSSQAAVEEVRDRHRAWVRSLFEGLGREAGVRDPGALSEQLVLLYDGSMVGAQLDRSPAPGAAAQAAAAALLSAG, from the coding sequence ATGGACCGCCCCGCACCCCGCGACCGCCTGCTCGAAGCGGCCGACGAGCTCTTCTACGAGGAGGGCATCTGCTCCGTGGGCGTGGACCGCATCCTCAAGCGCGCCGACGTGGCGCGCGCGTCGCTCTACACCACCTACGGGTCCAAGGACGAGCTCGTCCGCGCCTACCTGCAGCGGCGCAGCGACGCATGGCAGGCCTATGTCGCGGAGGTGCTCCCCGAGCGCTGGAGCGCACCCGCTGAGCGGATCGTCGGGATCTTCGCCCTCCTGACGGAGTGGTTCATGGCTCCGGGCTACAACGGCTGCCCGTTCATCAACGCCAGCGCCGAGACCAGCTCGCAGGCGGCCGTCGAGGAGGTCCGCGACCGCCACCGCGCCTGGGTGCGGTCGCTGTTCGAGGGCCTCGGACGCGAAGCGGGCGTGCGTGACCCGGGCGCGCTGTCGGAGCAGCTGGTGCTGCTCTACGACGGGTCGATGGTCGGCGCGCAGCTCGACCGCAGCCCGGCGCCGGGCGCGGCCGCCCAGGCGGCGGCCGCGGCCCTGCTGAGCGCCGGTTAG